In Firmicutes bacterium ASF500, a single genomic region encodes these proteins:
- the adh2 gene encoding Long-chain-alcohol dehydrogenase 2: MRDFVFENSTKVFFGQGCVEQYLGVLLKEYGETVLLVYGGGSIKSNGVYDQVMSILASAGKRVVEFHGVMPNPTYTKVLEGVDLARRERVSLVLAVGGGSVMDCGKAIALAVPYDGDVWEGFWAKKGEVRHQPLPLGVIVTMCGTGSECNGGAVVTNEAVKIKTDRDYPQCNPRFALMDPTYTLSVPRNQMLYGGFDALSHIMETYFSGPDEENVSDDIAEALMRGVIRDLRAAAHDPLDYNARSNLMWESTMAENRIIKLNKRTDFMAHMMEHQLGAYTDCSHGAGLAVIHPVYYRRICQKGAVKFARFAVRVWGIPQEGRSQEELALAGVEALAGFIRELGLPTTLRELGVTGDTQLEEIANSVPLTGGGYGNLTHEDVLEIFRACY, translated from the coding sequence ATGCGGGATTTTGTTTTTGAGAATAGCACAAAGGTATTTTTCGGCCAGGGCTGTGTGGAGCAGTACCTGGGCGTACTGCTGAAGGAGTACGGCGAAACGGTACTGCTGGTCTACGGCGGCGGGTCCATTAAGAGCAACGGCGTCTATGACCAGGTCATGTCCATCCTGGCTTCGGCGGGCAAGCGGGTGGTGGAGTTCCACGGCGTCATGCCCAACCCCACCTATACCAAGGTGCTGGAGGGCGTGGACCTGGCCCGGAGAGAGCGCGTCAGTCTGGTGCTGGCGGTGGGGGGCGGCAGTGTAATGGACTGCGGCAAGGCCATCGCCTTGGCCGTCCCCTATGACGGCGACGTGTGGGAGGGCTTTTGGGCCAAAAAGGGGGAGGTCCGGCACCAGCCTCTTCCCCTGGGGGTCATTGTGACTATGTGCGGCACCGGAAGCGAGTGCAACGGCGGCGCGGTGGTCACCAACGAGGCGGTGAAGATCAAGACCGACCGGGACTACCCCCAGTGCAACCCCCGGTTTGCCCTGATGGACCCCACCTATACCCTCAGCGTCCCCAGAAACCAGATGCTCTACGGCGGCTTCGACGCTCTGTCCCACATCATGGAGACCTATTTCAGCGGTCCCGATGAGGAGAACGTCTCCGACGACATCGCCGAGGCCCTGATGCGGGGGGTAATCCGGGATCTGCGGGCCGCGGCCCATGACCCGTTGGACTACAACGCCCGGAGCAACCTGATGTGGGAGTCCACCATGGCGGAAAACCGGATCATCAAGCTGAACAAGCGGACCGACTTCATGGCCCACATGATGGAGCACCAGCTGGGGGCCTATACCGATTGCAGCCACGGCGCTGGCCTGGCGGTGATTCACCCGGTTTACTACCGGAGAATCTGCCAAAAGGGGGCGGTAAAGTTCGCCCGGTTCGCCGTCCGGGTCTGGGGCATCCCCCAGGAGGGCCGCAGTCAGGAGGAGCTGGCCCTGGCCGGCGTGGAGGCTCTTGCCGGCTTCATCCGGGAGCTTGGCCTGCCCACAACTCTCCGGGAGCTGGGCGTCACCGGGGACACCCAGCTGGAGGAGATCGCCAATTCCGTCCCCCTCACCGGCGGCGGCTACGGAAATCTGACCCACGAGGACGTGCTGGAAATTTTCCGGGCCTGCTATTGA
- the murJ_1 gene encoding lipid II flippase MurJ: MCSGSIADKLLLFALPLMASSLLQLLFNAADIVVVGQCAGKEALAAVGSNTSLINLLINLFVGLSVGTNVVVARDLGAGRHDRVGESVHTAMTLALASGAVMALLGVALARQLLEWTSSPTDVIDLASVYLRIYFLGLPANFVYNFGAAILRAQGDTQRPLYFLTFAGVVNVGLNLLFVIPLQMSVAGVALATIIAQYISAALVLRCMIREQGPLHLDLRKLGLNRRVVGQIIRVGLPAGFQGVVFSLSNVVIQSALNSFDDAALVAGSSASANIEGFVYVSMNAFYQAAITFVGQNYGAAKCDRVDKAARQCVGFAVVFGLVMGNLVYLFGAPLAGIYAPGEPEVIQQALVRMLYICCPYFICGVMDTLVGVLRGLGSSVIPMVVSIIGACGLRLLWVAVVFPVYRTPASLYLSYPITWTVTGFFHFLFLMAVVRKRAFAKVRQDGPAYLSAEGRHPE, from the coding sequence ATGTGCAGCGGGTCGATAGCGGATAAGCTCCTGCTGTTCGCCCTGCCGCTGATGGCCTCAAGCCTGCTTCAGCTGCTGTTCAACGCGGCGGACATCGTGGTGGTGGGTCAGTGCGCCGGGAAGGAGGCGCTGGCGGCGGTGGGGTCCAACACCTCGCTGATCAATCTGCTGATTAACCTGTTCGTTGGCCTGTCGGTGGGCACCAACGTGGTGGTGGCCCGGGACCTGGGCGCGGGCCGGCACGACAGAGTGGGGGAGAGCGTCCACACCGCCATGACGTTGGCCTTAGCCAGCGGCGCGGTGATGGCCCTGCTGGGCGTGGCGCTGGCCCGGCAGCTGCTGGAGTGGACCTCCTCGCCCACCGACGTTATCGACCTGGCCAGTGTGTATCTGCGGATCTACTTTCTGGGCTTGCCCGCTAACTTTGTGTATAACTTTGGCGCGGCCATCCTCCGGGCCCAGGGGGACACCCAGAGGCCGCTGTATTTCCTCACCTTTGCCGGTGTGGTCAACGTGGGGCTCAATCTGCTGTTTGTCATCCCTCTGCAAATGAGCGTGGCCGGAGTGGCCTTGGCCACCATTATAGCCCAGTATATCTCCGCCGCGCTGGTGCTCCGGTGCATGATTCGGGAGCAGGGTCCCCTCCATCTGGACCTGAGAAAGCTGGGTCTGAACCGGAGGGTGGTGGGCCAGATCATCCGGGTGGGCCTGCCCGCCGGATTCCAGGGGGTGGTGTTCTCCCTGTCCAACGTGGTAATCCAGTCCGCTTTAAATTCCTTCGACGATGCGGCGCTGGTGGCCGGCTCCTCCGCCAGCGCCAACATCGAGGGCTTCGTCTATGTCTCCATGAACGCCTTTTATCAGGCGGCCATCACCTTTGTGGGACAGAACTACGGCGCGGCCAAGTGCGACCGGGTGGACAAGGCAGCCCGTCAGTGCGTGGGCTTCGCGGTGGTGTTCGGACTGGTGATGGGAAACCTGGTCTACCTCTTCGGCGCGCCGCTGGCGGGCATCTACGCCCCAGGGGAGCCGGAGGTGATTCAACAGGCGCTGGTCCGAATGCTCTACATCTGCTGTCCCTACTTCATCTGCGGCGTGATGGACACCCTGGTGGGCGTCCTGCGGGGTCTGGGCAGCTCGGTGATCCCCATGGTGGTGTCCATCATCGGGGCCTGCGGTCTGCGTCTGCTGTGGGTGGCCGTGGTGTTCCCGGTCTACCGAACCCCCGCCAGCCTCTATCTCTCCTATCCCATCACCTGGACGGTGACAGGATTTTTCCATTTTCTGTTCCTTATGGCAGTGGTGCGTAAGAGGGCCTTTGCCAAGGTCAGGCAGGACGGCCCCGCCTATCTGTCCGCCGAGGGACGGCATCCGGAGTGA
- the pctC gene encoding Methyl-accepting chemotaxis protein PctC: MKKEKEKTARSASTRKGWGITGKLALSIVTSVVIAVAVLLVVVYMQMSRTLLEKSEDLLQTTTDRTVQETKAWMNRTLTMLETQRDTIEYQDMNDEEMKAYVKHTVGQNDAYPDGLYVGLTDGSLCHATFVAGPDYDPTVKSWYQDGLNSDSFILGDAYVDENTNSYVVGASGVLRTRGGAVRGVAAADVYLDSISQIVSQVTIEDTGGIFLVDTRTDTIIGHRDSSVTGRTLSQMTEGMYAYANQQIKSGRMGLSLYENTYIQVAKVPGSDWMAVAYVSRGEVLHELSQLTISMLVVAVLAVLLLIALVVIQVRRVIGRPVKELSLVATRIAEGELDQEINYRSKDELGILASNFNQVTLRLRDYVIYIDEVSDTLRKIAAGDLTFTLKNDYTGEFEKIKVALDEISYALNNTMGQMWSASRDVAAGAEQVANGATTLSQGSTEQAAEVEALAGHINAVSESVHKVAAGAQEASRISQEVKDGLLTSNDKMQNMTVVIQRISDKSTEIHKIVKTIEDIAFQTNILALNAAVEAARAGAAGKGFAVVADEVRALAGKSSAAAQETTVLLRQTVDSMDEGVQAAKDTADSMLKVVAQADEMSKLIDGIADSTQQQDANAEEITRGIDQISTVVQVNVATAEESAAASEELSGQASMLRELVARFRLRGQ; this comes from the coding sequence ATGAAGAAAGAGAAAGAAAAAACCGCGCGGTCCGCTTCGACCCGGAAGGGTTGGGGCATTACAGGGAAGCTTGCGTTGTCCATCGTGACCAGTGTGGTCATCGCGGTGGCGGTTCTGCTGGTGGTGGTCTATATGCAGATGTCCCGGACGCTGCTGGAAAAGAGCGAGGACCTGCTCCAAACCACCACCGACCGCACCGTTCAGGAGACAAAGGCCTGGATGAACCGCACGCTGACCATGCTGGAGACCCAGCGGGATACCATTGAATATCAGGACATGAATGACGAGGAGATGAAGGCCTATGTCAAGCATACAGTGGGTCAAAACGACGCATATCCCGACGGGCTGTATGTGGGCCTCACCGACGGTTCCCTGTGCCACGCCACCTTCGTGGCCGGGCCGGACTATGACCCCACGGTCAAGAGCTGGTATCAGGACGGCCTGAACTCCGACTCCTTCATTTTGGGCGACGCCTATGTGGACGAAAACACCAACTCCTACGTAGTGGGCGCCTCCGGCGTACTGCGGACCCGGGGGGGCGCGGTGCGGGGTGTCGCCGCGGCGGATGTCTATCTGGACTCCATCTCCCAGATTGTCAGCCAGGTGACCATTGAGGACACCGGCGGAATCTTCCTGGTGGACACCCGGACGGACACCATCATCGGCCACCGGGACTCCTCTGTTACCGGGAGGACCCTGAGTCAAATGACAGAAGGGATGTACGCCTACGCCAATCAGCAGATCAAAAGCGGAAGAATGGGGCTGTCCCTCTATGAGAATACTTACATCCAGGTGGCGAAGGTGCCGGGCAGCGACTGGATGGCGGTGGCTTATGTCTCCCGGGGGGAGGTCCTCCATGAGCTGAGTCAGCTGACCATCAGTATGCTGGTGGTGGCGGTCCTGGCTGTGCTGCTCCTGATCGCCCTGGTGGTGATTCAGGTCCGGCGGGTAATCGGCCGGCCGGTGAAGGAGCTGAGCCTGGTGGCCACCCGGATTGCCGAGGGAGAGCTGGACCAGGAGATCAACTACCGCTCCAAGGATGAGCTGGGCATTTTGGCCAGCAACTTTAACCAGGTCACCCTCCGTCTGCGGGACTATGTCATCTACATCGACGAGGTCTCTGATACCCTACGGAAAATCGCGGCGGGGGACCTGACCTTCACCCTGAAAAACGACTATACCGGCGAATTTGAAAAGATCAAGGTCGCTCTGGACGAGATATCCTACGCCCTGAACAATACCATGGGCCAGATGTGGTCGGCGTCCCGGGACGTAGCCGCCGGGGCGGAGCAGGTCGCCAACGGCGCAACCACTCTGTCTCAGGGCTCCACCGAGCAGGCCGCTGAGGTGGAGGCGCTGGCGGGACACATCAACGCCGTATCTGAGAGCGTCCACAAGGTAGCCGCTGGGGCCCAGGAGGCCAGCCGCATCTCTCAGGAGGTCAAGGACGGCCTTCTGACCAGCAACGATAAGATGCAGAATATGACGGTGGTCATCCAGCGCATCAGCGACAAGTCCACCGAGATCCACAAGATCGTCAAGACCATTGAAGACATTGCCTTCCAGACCAACATCCTGGCTCTGAACGCCGCCGTGGAGGCGGCTCGGGCCGGAGCCGCCGGCAAGGGCTTCGCGGTGGTGGCCGATGAGGTCCGGGCCCTGGCTGGGAAGTCCTCCGCCGCCGCCCAGGAGACCACAGTGCTGCTGCGCCAGACGGTGGACTCCATGGACGAGGGCGTTCAAGCGGCCAAGGATACGGCGGACTCCATGCTCAAGGTGGTGGCCCAGGCCGACGAGATGAGCAAGCTGATCGACGGCATCGCGGACTCCACCCAGCAGCAGGACGCCAACGCGGAGGAGATCACCCGGGGCATCGACCAGATCTCCACCGTGGTCCAGGTCAACGTCGCCACCGCGGAGGAGAGCGCAGCGGCCAGCGAGGAGCTGTCCGGTCAGGCCTCCATGCTGCGGGAGCTGGTGGCCAGGTTCCGCCTGCGGGGGCAGTGA
- the udk_1 gene encoding Uridine kinase, protein MEEKRMLNVTVDGIAYSYPYGTSYRAIAADFQERFPHDILLVNRDGKLCEFHKVLDRDCSLRMITAQDKPGIQTYERSAVFLMLKAFYDTVGQDSVEQITVEYSLSSALFILSKGGFTLDQPLLDRVEARMRELSAQALPIEKRSINTDDAVELFQRAKLIHKANLLSFRINSHVNVYSLDGFVDYFYGYMVPDTSYLKCFGLELFENGFVLRLPTQKDPAHLGEFRPSVKVFRELYESNLRSEALHAGNVAELNTTISQGGATPLILAHEAMMEKKIGDIAAEIASRKQVRFVMIAGPSSSGKTTFSHRLSTQLRACGLRPHAIATDNYFVNRDKTPLDEDGNPDFEGLGAMDVEQFNTDMVRLLNGETVEIPSFNFKKGQREYNGNFLTLGEGDVLVIEGIHCLNDQFTHSLPKESKYRIYISCLTTLNIDDHNRIPTTDARLLRRIERDARTRGYSAQATIKMWPSVRRGEENNIFPFQDSADVIFNSALIYETALLKPYIQPLLFGVPRDSEEYIEAKRLLKFLNYFLPIPADDVPKTSLMREFIGGGCYQV, encoded by the coding sequence ATGGAAGAGAAGAGAATGCTGAATGTGACCGTGGACGGAATCGCCTATTCCTATCCCTACGGAACGTCCTACCGCGCCATCGCGGCGGATTTTCAAGAGCGCTTTCCCCATGACATCCTGCTGGTCAACCGGGACGGAAAGCTGTGTGAGTTCCACAAGGTCCTGGACCGGGACTGCTCCCTGCGGATGATTACCGCCCAGGACAAGCCCGGCATCCAGACCTATGAGCGCAGCGCGGTTTTCCTGATGCTGAAGGCCTTTTACGACACGGTGGGGCAGGACAGTGTGGAGCAGATCACTGTGGAGTACTCCCTGAGCAGCGCCCTCTTCATTCTGTCCAAGGGCGGCTTTACCCTGGACCAGCCCCTGCTGGACCGGGTGGAAGCCCGGATGCGGGAGCTGTCCGCCCAGGCCCTGCCCATCGAGAAGCGGTCCATCAACACGGACGACGCGGTGGAGCTGTTCCAGCGGGCCAAGCTGATTCACAAAGCCAACCTCCTCAGCTTCCGGATTAACTCCCACGTCAATGTCTACTCCCTGGACGGCTTCGTTGACTATTTCTACGGCTATATGGTCCCGGATACCAGCTATCTGAAATGCTTTGGCCTGGAGCTGTTTGAAAACGGCTTTGTGCTCCGGCTGCCCACCCAGAAGGACCCGGCACACCTGGGGGAGTTCCGGCCCTCTGTCAAGGTCTTCCGGGAGCTGTATGAGTCCAATCTCCGCTCCGAGGCCCTGCACGCCGGCAACGTGGCCGAGCTGAACACCACCATCTCCCAGGGCGGGGCCACGCCTCTAATTCTGGCCCACGAGGCCATGATGGAGAAAAAGATCGGCGACATCGCCGCCGAGATCGCCAGCCGGAAGCAGGTCCGCTTTGTCATGATCGCGGGACCATCCTCCTCCGGCAAGACCACCTTCTCCCACCGGCTGTCCACTCAGCTGCGGGCCTGCGGCCTGCGGCCCCACGCCATCGCCACCGACAACTACTTCGTCAACCGGGACAAAACGCCCCTGGACGAGGACGGAAATCCCGACTTCGAGGGCCTGGGGGCTATGGACGTGGAACAGTTCAACACGGACATGGTGCGGCTGTTGAATGGGGAGACGGTGGAAATTCCCTCCTTCAACTTCAAGAAGGGCCAGCGGGAGTACAACGGCAATTTCCTCACCCTGGGGGAGGGGGATGTGCTGGTTATCGAGGGAATCCACTGCCTCAACGACCAATTTACCCACTCCCTGCCCAAGGAGAGCAAGTACCGCATCTATATCAGCTGTCTCACCACCCTGAATATTGACGACCACAACCGCATTCCCACCACTGACGCCCGTCTGCTCCGGCGGATTGAGCGGGACGCCCGCACCCGGGGCTACAGCGCTCAGGCCACCATCAAGATGTGGCCCTCTGTCCGCAGGGGGGAGGAGAACAACATTTTCCCCTTCCAGGACAGCGCGGATGTGATTTTCAACTCGGCTCTGATCTATGAGACGGCCCTGTTAAAGCCCTATATCCAGCCGTTGCTCTTCGGCGTCCCCCGGGACAGCGAGGAGTATATCGAGGCCAAGCGGCTGTTGAAATTCCTAAATTATTTCCTGCCCATCCCGGCGGACGATGTCCCCAAGACCTCCCTTATGCGGGAGTTCATCGGCGGGGGCTGCTACCAGGTATAA
- the clpX_1 gene encoding ATP-dependent Clp protease ATP-binding subunit ClpX: MQPTMCSRCGKNVAVIFITKLEGGSSKNEGLCLKCAREIGIKPIDDMMKKMGISDEDLDNLTSEMMSAFGGAEGLEGMMSPAKDEDDEEDDGRTATFPFLNQLFGGSSSSPEKPASGEGSTPPPRSEKGQAKPAKRKFLDSYCISLTQRAQEGKLDKLIGRERELERVIQILNRRQKNNPCLIGEPGVGKTAIAEGLAQRIANKDVPYKLLEKEVYLLDLTSLVAGTQFRGQFESRMKGLIEEIRKLGNIILVIDEVHTIVGAGDAEGSMNAANILKPALSRGEVQVIGATTLNEYRKHIEKDTALERRFQPIIVKEPSIEDSVKVIEGIVPYYESFHQVEVSPAMCRLAVTMSERYITDRYLPDKAIDLIDEACSNVNLHNKALARLNAVNKELADLAKEKEVMMAAGTEESYERLAAIKSMELRLEEEKSGLENEAHPSLTQEHLANVIELWTNIPASRIQEQEFQRLAKLEERLEEHVIGQDEAVKAVSAAIRRGRVGISPKRKPVSFIFVGSTGVGKTELVKQLAADLFDSPEALIRLDMSEFMEKHAVSRIIGSPPGYVGYDEAGQLTEKIRRKPYSVVLFDEIEKAHPDVLNILLQILDDGRVTDAHGRTVNFENTVIVMTTNAGSNTKVGSVGFGRTANEQGKDRAMKALNDFLRPEFINRVDEIVYFNQLSEDNFKGIAVLMLKELVGTLKEKEINFTWDETLLNYLVKKSYSATYGARNLRRLIQKELEDAIAVRLIEGWREPVSQLKAVSNGDELELLAM, translated from the coding sequence ATGCAGCCTACCATGTGCAGCCGCTGCGGCAAGAATGTGGCGGTGATCTTCATTACCAAACTGGAGGGCGGCTCCTCAAAAAACGAGGGGCTGTGCCTCAAGTGCGCCCGGGAGATCGGCATAAAGCCCATCGACGACATGATGAAGAAGATGGGCATCAGCGACGAGGACCTGGACAATCTGACCTCTGAAATGATGTCCGCCTTTGGCGGCGCGGAGGGCCTGGAGGGCATGATGTCCCCCGCCAAGGACGAGGACGACGAGGAGGACGACGGCCGTACCGCCACCTTCCCCTTCCTCAACCAGCTTTTCGGCGGCAGCTCCTCCTCTCCGGAGAAGCCCGCCTCCGGCGAAGGCTCCACCCCCCCGCCCCGGAGCGAAAAGGGGCAGGCCAAGCCCGCCAAGCGGAAATTCCTGGACAGCTACTGTATCTCCCTCACCCAGCGGGCCCAGGAGGGCAAGCTGGATAAGCTCATCGGCCGGGAGCGGGAGCTGGAGCGGGTAATCCAGATTCTGAACCGCCGGCAGAAGAACAACCCCTGCCTCATCGGCGAGCCCGGCGTGGGCAAGACAGCCATCGCCGAGGGTCTGGCCCAGCGCATCGCCAACAAGGATGTGCCCTACAAGCTGCTGGAGAAGGAGGTCTATCTGCTGGACCTCACCTCCCTGGTGGCGGGCACCCAGTTCCGGGGCCAGTTTGAGAGCCGGATGAAGGGCCTGATTGAGGAGATCCGCAAGCTGGGCAACATCATTCTGGTCATTGACGAGGTCCATACCATCGTGGGGGCCGGCGATGCCGAGGGCTCCATGAACGCTGCCAACATCCTCAAGCCCGCCCTCTCCCGGGGAGAGGTCCAGGTCATTGGGGCCACCACCCTCAACGAGTACCGCAAGCACATTGAGAAGGACACCGCCCTGGAGCGGCGGTTCCAGCCCATCATTGTGAAGGAGCCCTCCATTGAGGATAGCGTGAAGGTCATTGAGGGCATCGTCCCCTACTACGAGTCCTTCCATCAGGTGGAGGTCTCCCCCGCCATGTGCCGCCTGGCCGTCACCATGAGCGAGCGGTATATCACCGACCGCTACCTCCCCGACAAGGCCATCGACCTCATCGACGAGGCCTGCTCTAACGTGAATCTCCACAACAAGGCCCTGGCCCGCCTCAACGCGGTGAACAAGGAGCTGGCCGACCTTGCTAAGGAGAAGGAGGTCATGATGGCCGCCGGGACGGAGGAGTCCTATGAGCGGCTGGCCGCCATCAAGAGCATGGAGCTTCGGCTGGAGGAGGAGAAATCCGGCCTGGAAAACGAGGCCCACCCCTCCCTCACCCAGGAGCATCTAGCCAATGTCATCGAGCTGTGGACCAACATCCCCGCCAGCCGCATTCAGGAGCAGGAGTTCCAGCGTCTTGCCAAGCTGGAGGAGCGGCTGGAGGAGCACGTCATCGGTCAGGACGAGGCGGTGAAGGCCGTCTCCGCCGCCATCCGCCGGGGCCGGGTGGGCATCTCCCCCAAGCGCAAGCCGGTATCCTTCATCTTCGTGGGCTCCACCGGCGTGGGCAAGACCGAGCTGGTCAAGCAGCTGGCCGCCGACCTCTTCGACTCCCCCGAGGCCCTGATACGGCTGGACATGTCCGAGTTTATGGAAAAGCACGCCGTCTCCCGGATTATCGGCTCTCCCCCGGGCTATGTGGGCTACGACGAGGCGGGCCAGCTGACGGAGAAAATCAGGAGAAAGCCCTACTCCGTCGTCCTCTTTGACGAGATCGAGAAGGCCCACCCCGACGTGCTGAACATCCTCCTGCAAATCCTGGACGACGGCCGGGTTACCGACGCCCATGGCCGGACGGTAAACTTTGAAAACACGGTCATCGTCATGACCACCAACGCCGGGAGCAACACCAAGGTGGGTTCCGTGGGCTTTGGCCGCACCGCCAACGAGCAGGGCAAGGACCGGGCCATGAAGGCGCTGAACGACTTCCTCCGCCCCGAGTTCATCAACCGGGTGGACGAGATCGTCTACTTCAACCAGCTGTCCGAGGACAACTTCAAGGGCATCGCCGTGCTCATGCTCAAGGAGCTGGTGGGCACCTTGAAGGAGAAGGAGATCAACTTCACCTGGGACGAAACCCTCCTCAATTACCTGGTGAAAAAGTCCTATTCCGCCACCTACGGCGCTCGAAACCTGCGCCGCCTCATCCAGAAGGAGCTGGAGGATGCCATCGCCGTCCGGCTCATCGAGGGCTGGCGGGAGCCGGTCTCCCAGCTGAAAGCCGTCTCCAACGGCGACGAACTGGAGCTTTTGGCAATGTAA
- the truA gene encoding tRNA pseudouridine synthase A — translation MERNVALKLMYNGTAYHGWQVQKNAVTVAETLEKALAATVGHPVKCTGAGRTDAGVHAETYIANFRTTSRIPLDKLPLAVNTRLPEDIVVVKATHVPEGFNAIGSCQRKEYTYRIYNSRLGNPFYVNRAWFYPKRLDEAVMARAAAQFVGTHDFRAVRSVGTETKTTVRTVYYFDVERQGDLIKCRVCANGFLYNMVRAMVGTVVYAAEGKLAPEDIPAILDSGNRTLAGPTVPPGGLYMTKLWYEEDIL, via the coding sequence ATGGAACGAAACGTAGCTCTAAAGCTGATGTACAACGGCACGGCCTACCACGGGTGGCAGGTGCAGAAAAACGCTGTGACCGTGGCGGAGACCCTGGAAAAGGCGCTGGCGGCCACGGTGGGCCACCCTGTCAAGTGTACCGGGGCCGGCCGGACGGACGCCGGGGTCCACGCGGAGACCTACATCGCCAACTTCCGCACCACCTCCCGGATTCCTCTGGATAAGCTGCCCCTGGCGGTAAACACCCGCCTCCCGGAGGACATTGTGGTGGTCAAGGCCACCCACGTCCCGGAGGGGTTCAACGCCATCGGGTCTTGCCAGCGGAAGGAGTATACCTACCGTATCTACAACTCCCGGCTGGGTAATCCGTTTTATGTCAACCGGGCCTGGTTCTACCCCAAGCGCCTGGACGAGGCGGTCATGGCCCGGGCGGCGGCGCAGTTTGTGGGCACCCATGATTTTCGGGCGGTGCGCTCGGTGGGGACGGAGACCAAAACCACCGTGCGGACGGTCTATTACTTTGATGTGGAGCGCCAGGGCGACCTGATCAAGTGCCGGGTGTGCGCCAACGGCTTCCTATACAATATGGTCCGGGCTATGGTGGGCACCGTGGTCTACGCCGCCGAGGGCAAGCTGGCCCCGGAGGATATCCCTGCTATTCTGGACTCAGGCAACCGGACCCTGGCCGGTCCCACCGTGCCGCCGGGGGGACTGTACATGACGAAGCTGTGGTATGAAGAGGATATTTTATAA
- the ecfT gene encoding Energy-coupling factor transporter transmembrane protein EcfT, which yields MALKDITLGQFFPGNSVVHRLDPRTKLICVVLYIVALFLANWFFTYAVMLLVLAGSIHLSKVPPKSVFRGLKPVLFIVVVTAVLNVFYTPGPHVLAQFWIFTVTLEGVERAFFMVVRIMMLISGTFLLTYTTSPILLTDGLESLLGPLKRVRVPVHELAMMMSIALRFIPTLIEETDKIMSAQRARGADFESGSLIQRAKALLPLLVPLFISAFRRADELATAMECRCYHGGEGRTRLRQLKYKTADYVTLFLFLAVTVGVGVLGHFGL from the coding sequence TTGGCGTTGAAGGACATTACCCTGGGCCAGTTTTTCCCCGGGAACTCCGTCGTCCACCGCCTGGACCCCCGGACCAAGCTGATCTGCGTGGTCCTCTATATTGTGGCGCTGTTTCTGGCCAACTGGTTTTTCACCTACGCCGTTATGCTCCTGGTGCTGGCCGGGTCCATCCATTTGTCCAAGGTCCCGCCCAAGTCCGTCTTTCGGGGCTTGAAGCCGGTGCTGTTCATTGTGGTGGTCACCGCCGTGCTGAACGTCTTCTACACCCCGGGGCCCCATGTGCTGGCTCAGTTCTGGATCTTCACCGTCACCCTGGAGGGCGTTGAGCGGGCCTTCTTCATGGTCGTTCGGATCATGATGCTCATTTCCGGGACCTTCCTGCTCACCTACACCACCTCCCCCATCCTGCTCACCGACGGGCTGGAATCCCTGCTGGGACCGCTGAAAAGGGTGCGGGTGCCCGTCCACGAGCTGGCTATGATGATGTCTATCGCCCTGCGGTTTATCCCCACTCTCATCGAGGAGACCGACAAGATCATGTCCGCCCAGCGGGCCCGGGGGGCCGACTTCGAGAGCGGCAGTCTCATCCAGCGGGCCAAGGCCCTGCTGCCCCTGCTGGTGCCCCTGTTTATCTCCGCCTTCCGCCGGGCTGACGAGCTGGCTACCGCGATGGAATGCCGCTGTTACCACGGCGGCGAGGGCCGCACCCGCCTGCGTCAGCTGAAATACAAAACCGCCGACTATGTGACCCTGTTCCTCTTCCTCGCCGTCACCGTGGGCGTGGGCGTGTTAGGACACTTTGGGCTGTAA